In Rhizorhabdus phycosphaerae, the genomic stretch ACGCGATCCTTCTGACGCGCGCGGGGGCGTTGCTCCCGCGATGGAAAGGGAGATGCGCACATCCCGCATGTGCGCATCTTTTCGGGGGCAGTATCGAGGGCGAGATGGTGCACGGAACGACGATCAGGAATTTTCTGACGGGCTTCTCGCTACCTTTTGCCCTGGGCGCGCCTTCCATGGCGGGTGCGGCGGAACGACACGGCTCCCTTGCCGTGACGCTGGCGCCAATCGCCGCACCTGCCGCCCCGACGACCATCGGCTCCGTCGACGTCACTCTGCGATTCGAAGGGCTGGCTGTCGCCAGGGGCGAGCCGCTGCTGCGCCTGCCGTTGGTCAGCAGCAATGTCGACAGCGTCGCGACCGTCATTACGGCAATGACAGCCCATGACGCCAAGGGCCCCGTGGATCTGACCCCTCGTACCATCGACCTTCCCGAGACCGGCCTGCGCGATGCCGTCGGCGGTGGTCCGTCGCGCGAGTGGATAGCGGACAGGGCTGTGGAGGGCACGGTCACGGTTCGCTACAGCGTGCCCGCTCAGGCGACCCTCCCGCCGCGCGGACCTGCGCCGCCCTTCTCCTTCTCCGCCGACGGGGGCGGAGTGTCCGCCGCCGGTCACGTCTTCCTGCTCCTGCCGCCGGGCGAGCATCATTATCGGACCACCTATGGCTGGGACCTGTCCCGCGCGCCGAGGGGCAGCCGGGGTGTCAGTTCGCTGGGCGAAGGAACGGCGACGGCCGTCGAACCGCTCGACGGTGCCCAGATCCGCATGAGTTTCTTCATGGCCGGGCGGATCGGCACTTATCCGGCGAAGATCCCGAGCGGCGGTTTCTTCGGCGCATGGCAGGGGGTTCCCGCCTTCGATGCCGGCAGCCTGCTCGCCTGGACCGGTAGGCTCTACGACCATTATGCCCGCTTCTTCGGACAGAAGGCGTCGCCGCCTTATGGCGTGTTCCTGCGCTACAACCCGATCAACGCAGGCGGAGGCGTCGGTCTGTTCCGTTCCTTCGTGACGACCTTCGGGCGGGGCAAGGGATCGAACGCCGAGAAGATCAAGCTGACCCTGGCGCACGAGATGTTTCACACCTTCCAGCCTTTCATCGGCAATCCGGCGGGGCTGGAATCCTCCTGGTTCGCCGAGGGGCTGGCGACCTTCTACCAGGCGCGGCTGCCCTTCCGCTTTGGCATGATCGGGGCAGAGGCGTATCTGGCCGACATCAACTGGACGGCGGCGCGCTACTATAGCAGCGCGATGGCGACCGTCCCCAATGCGGAAGTGCCCAAGCGGTTCTGGGCTGACACCCGCGTCCGTACGCTGCCCTATGATCGCGGCATGCTCTATTTCGCGACGGTCGATGATGCGATGCGCAAGGGATCGCGCGGACGCAAATCCCTCGACGATCTCGTCTTCGCGATGCTCGCGCTCGAAAAGGCCGGCAAGGTCACCGATAATGGCGACTGGGAAAAGCTGCTTGCCGCCGAACTCGGCCCAGGAGCGGTCGACGCGTTCCGCGCCTTCCTCGACGGGGCGATGCCGCTTCC encodes the following:
- a CDS encoding peptidase M61, with amino-acid sequence MVHGTTIRNFLTGFSLPFALGAPSMAGAAERHGSLAVTLAPIAAPAAPTTIGSVDVTLRFEGLAVARGEPLLRLPLVSSNVDSVATVITAMTAHDAKGPVDLTPRTIDLPETGLRDAVGGGPSREWIADRAVEGTVTVRYSVPAQATLPPRGPAPPFSFSADGGGVSAAGHVFLLLPPGEHHYRTTYGWDLSRAPRGSRGVSSLGEGTATAVEPLDGAQIRMSFFMAGRIGTYPAKIPSGGFFGAWQGVPAFDAGSLLAWTGRLYDHYARFFGQKASPPYGVFLRYNPINAGGGVGLFRSFVTTFGRGKGSNAEKIKLTLAHEMFHTFQPFIGNPAGLESSWFAEGLATFYQARLPFRFGMIGAEAYLADINWTAARYYSSAMATVPNAEVPKRFWADTRVRTLPYDRGMLYFATVDDAMRKGSRGRKSLDDLVFAMLALEKAGKVTDNGDWEKLLAAELGPGAVDAFRAFLDGAMPLPASDAFGPCFRRTTAKLRRYELGFATDVLAQPKRIVRGLLPGSAAARAGLKDGDEIVDPVPQDGIQGEQTEQIQLKVRRGDSLFSLTYLPRGEVVDAWQWELVPDREGKMGCAL